A region from the Canis lupus dingo isolate Sandy chromosome 9, ASM325472v2, whole genome shotgun sequence genome encodes:
- the MIEN1 gene encoding migration and invasion enhancer 1, whose protein sequence is MSGEPGPTSEAPPPGEIEPGSGVRIVVEYCEPCGFEATYLELASAVKEQYPGIEIESRLGGTGAFEIEINGQLVFSKLENGGFPYEKDLIEAIRRASNGEPLEKITNSRPPCVIL, encoded by the exons ATGAGCGGGGAGCCGGGGCCGACGTCTGAAGCGCCCCCTCCCGGGGAGATTGAGCCGGGTAGTGGGGTGCGCATCGTGGTGGAGTACTG TGAACCCTGCGGATTTGAGGCGACCTACCTGGAGCTGGCGAGTGCCGTGAAGGAGCAGTATCCTGGCATTGAGATCGAGTCGCGCCTGGGGGGCACAG GGGCCTTTGAGATCGAAATCAATGGACAGCTGGTGTTCTCCAAGCTGGAGAACGGGGGCTTTCCTTATGAGAAAGAT CTCATTGAGGCCATCCGAAGAGCCAGTAACGGAGAACCCCTAGAGAAGATCACAAACAGCCGTCCTCCCTGCGTCATCCTGTAA